A stretch of the Aerosakkonema funiforme FACHB-1375 genome encodes the following:
- a CDS encoding two-partner secretion domain-containing protein gives MKLIQYRIIWLLLLPNLMFLEMPSFGQIVPDRTVGTTTVTPNLEINGIPSEIIDGGTVRGANLFHSFSEFNIQNGRSAYFTNPDGITNIFSRITGSNQSNINGILGVLGNANLFLLNPNGIILGANAKLDLNGSFIGTTANSIRFADGVEFSTTNPATSPLLTVSVPTGLQMGQNPGAITVQGLGNKLTDSTGFGQANASNSPPGLQAGIDRTLVLIGGGVNFSGGVISTKSSGHLEIGSVSVGIVGLNATPTGWVGDYSAVSQFNDIHLARQSLLNASSSNGSIQLQGQNISLSEGSFALLQNLGTQTSGGITIDARGSLSLTGNTADGQLSSSIQSNNFGTGQVGDVVISADRLSLQDGARIITRSRSQSAGANIIANLGGTIDIRGFNPTKPVIYSGLVTFSVASGKGGNITISTDNLHILDSGAIISVALSSGDSGTIQVNAADLVEVAGYNPRAFSESSLSTQTSGAGNANRVVINASRLVIQEGASLGSTSLASGSVGSVEVNASESIDIAGRVTQGRAIGLPARIFSNAEITDPATQAAFGIPPIPTGNAGPLTIHTPLLRITNGGTVTVRNDGPGLAGNVQIDANSIFLNDEGSITATTASGNGGNIRLNVPENLLLRQHSLLSATAQANGNGGNLSINSPILVGLENSDIIANAVRGNGGNIQITTSGIFGLVNRPQLTESSDISASSQLGLSGTIDISILNVNQHGVLQPPPINFVNTDRVVANSCLARQRNSKATFVVAGNGGLLETPSTPMLPYEVVQVQPIETGQAAITDRESQDAAAIATFTWKLGDPVVEATELSLNSNRQVVLTAKVNSAAALRSNIAQPRPLPCHPNEL, from the coding sequence ATGAAATTGATTCAATACCGAATAATTTGGTTGTTACTGTTGCCAAATTTGATGTTTCTAGAAATGCCAAGTTTCGGTCAAATCGTCCCCGATCGCACCGTAGGAACTACTACAGTTACGCCCAATCTGGAAATTAATGGCATACCGAGCGAAATCATCGACGGCGGCACAGTTCGCGGTGCTAATTTATTCCACAGTTTCAGCGAATTCAATATCCAAAACGGACGATCGGCATATTTCACCAACCCAGATGGCATTACCAATATATTCAGTAGAATTACAGGTTCTAATCAGTCTAATATTAACGGCATCTTGGGAGTATTGGGTAATGCCAATTTATTCTTACTCAACCCCAATGGCATTATCTTGGGAGCCAATGCCAAACTCGACCTCAATGGTTCGTTTATCGGTACAACTGCTAATAGTATTCGGTTTGCTGATGGAGTAGAATTTAGCACCACGAATCCAGCCACATCACCACTACTGACCGTGAGCGTACCCACTGGGTTGCAAATGGGACAAAACCCAGGCGCAATTACCGTGCAGGGACTAGGAAACAAGTTAACAGATAGCACTGGCTTTGGTCAGGCTAATGCCAGCAATAGCCCGCCGGGATTGCAAGCCGGAATCGATCGAACTCTGGTGTTGATTGGCGGTGGTGTAAACTTCTCCGGCGGAGTTATTTCCACTAAGAGCAGCGGACACTTAGAAATAGGCAGTGTCAGCGTAGGGATAGTGGGACTAAATGCTACTCCTACGGGTTGGGTGGGGGATTACTCTGCCGTATCGCAATTTAACGATATTCATCTGGCACGACAATCGCTGCTGAATGCTAGCAGCAGTAATGGCTCCATCCAACTCCAAGGACAAAACATTAGCTTGAGTGAGGGATCTTTTGCTTTGCTCCAAAACCTGGGAACGCAAACCTCCGGTGGAATTACGATCGATGCCAGAGGCTCCCTCAGTTTGACGGGGAATACAGCCGACGGTCAATTGTCAAGTTCGATCCAAAGTAACAATTTCGGTACAGGTCAGGTAGGAGATGTGGTCATCTCTGCCGATCGACTCTCCCTCCAGGATGGAGCCAGAATTATTACGAGAAGCCGGAGTCAATCAGCTGGTGCAAACATTATCGCAAATCTAGGCGGGACGATCGATATCCGTGGCTTTAACCCCACCAAGCCAGTCATTTATAGTGGGCTGGTCACATTTTCTGTAGCGAGCGGCAAAGGAGGGAACATCACGATATCGACGGATAATCTTCATATCCTCGATTCTGGGGCAATTATTTCTGTAGCTCTCAGTTCTGGAGACAGTGGAACAATCCAAGTGAATGCTGCCGATCTAGTTGAAGTTGCAGGTTACAACCCAAGGGCATTTTCAGAAAGTTCGCTGTCTACCCAGACTTCGGGAGCTGGTAATGCCAATCGCGTCGTCATCAACGCTTCTCGATTGGTAATTCAAGAGGGCGCATCTTTGGGGTCTACGAGCTTAGCCAGCGGTTCAGTCGGTAGCGTAGAAGTGAACGCTTCGGAGTCGATCGATATTGCAGGTCGCGTAACTCAGGGTCGTGCGATTGGATTACCCGCTCGCATTTTTTCCAATGCTGAGATTACCGATCCGGCTACTCAGGCTGCCTTTGGAATACCTCCTATTCCCACTGGTAATGCAGGGCCCCTGACCATCCATACTCCTTTATTACGCATCACAAATGGGGGAACTGTCACAGTCAGAAATGATGGGCCAGGACTGGCAGGAAACGTACAAATTGACGCCAACTCGATTTTCTTGAACGACGAAGGCAGCATCACCGCGACCACCGCCTCCGGGAATGGGGGTAATATTCGCTTAAACGTGCCAGAAAATCTGCTGCTGCGTCAGCATAGTCTGCTTTCAGCCACAGCACAAGCCAATGGAAATGGTGGCAATTTGTCAATTAACTCACCCATTCTGGTTGGGTTAGAAAATAGCGACATCATCGCCAACGCAGTTCGAGGTAATGGCGGCAATATTCAAATCACCACCTCTGGCATCTTCGGACTGGTAAATCGTCCCCAACTCACCGAAAGTAGCGACATCAGTGCTAGTTCCCAATTGGGACTCAGCGGCACAATTGATATCTCTATTCTCAACGTCAACCAACACGGTGTTCTACAACCTCCCCCCATTAATTTTGTCAATACCGATCGAGTCGTCGCTAATAGCTGTTTGGCACGCCAACGCAATAGCAAGGCAACCTTTGTCGTCGCGGGCAACGGAGGATTGCTGGAAACGCCATCAACTCCAATGCTGCCCTACGAAGTAGTGCAAGTACAACCGATCGAGACTGGGCAAGCGGCAATCACCGATCGGGAGTCGCAAGATGCTGCCGCAATTGCCACTTTCACTTGGAAATTGGGCGACCCCGTTGTTGAAGCCACTGAGTTGAGCCTCAATTCCAACCGACAAGTGGTACTGACTGCAAAGGTAAATTCTGCGGCGGCGTTGCGTAGCAATATCGCACAACCCCGCCCCTTACCCTGTCATCCCAATGAATTATAG
- a CDS encoding CHAT domain-containing protein, translating into MQSKQVLGHLANICQNIISIVKIISINLPFSALRRRILLFGVGVFMYLWLHILITQSMAIAIDTKLTHNSERAIEKNSQNSGEDEGSIRYNAGQYQEAIAIWQSALNQTFDRKQKALLYTNVGTAYRQIGNLGEAIANWEKAAKIYQSSSDGESRRFLAQVLTEQAQAYNALGQFRQAMPILQSAIDMARKNQDQTTEIAAQGALGNTYSAAGELEKAIVAYQTSLNLANTLKNTQAIATNLNNLGSVFNRRYQQYLLQMNAAQREGDDREEARLTNLAQQDAISARTTYELAVEASKPLGGIMHAKALLNLAQFLQQLPSPKTDAIGNYSMQAISLLERVSDSRQKAYALISAAEIVGNANRNNQQLKAQTLQKAIVITRNIGDKRAESFAVGALGKVYEQVQNWTVAMQLTQQAALAAQQANAADSLYRWQSQTGRIYKATGQNELAIGSYKDAIVTLQSIRSDLAAASKDLQFDLRDSVEPVYRELIGLLLNESEKSAGKDAKAKIEDALQVVELLQLAELQNFFGDECTEVARDKSDPLAEIASTNTAVINSIILKDRTYSILRLPDGSVHRYEVALSRQEIENQIDRLRFTLEDISTDEYLVESQKVYNWLIVPMLADLEKANPKTLLFINDGVLRNVPMAALYDGKQYLVEKYAIATTLGLHLTANKKSNLVKSNALIFGLSAEIPPFAPLPNVPKETQGIQEIVGGVRFLDKDFTLANLEKQINKGNYPIVHLATHGKFGADPNSTFLQMFDRRISLNEFEEVLRQSKHPIELLTLSACQTAAGNDRSTLGIAGVALRAGVQTTFASLWFVNDADTLPLIENFYKLLQQPGITKAEALRQAQIKLIKDPNGHPAIWSPFILVGNWQ; encoded by the coding sequence GTGCAATCAAAACAGGTTCTAGGGCATTTAGCAAACATCTGCCAAAATATAATAAGTATAGTTAAAATCATCAGCATTAATTTGCCTTTTTCAGCCTTACGAAGAAGGATTTTATTATTTGGCGTCGGTGTTTTTATGTATTTATGGCTGCATATTTTAATTACTCAATCAATGGCTATTGCTATAGACACAAAATTAACACATAACAGCGAGCGAGCGATTGAGAAAAATTCACAAAATAGCGGAGAAGACGAAGGCAGTATTCGCTATAATGCCGGACAATACCAAGAAGCGATCGCAATTTGGCAGTCAGCACTAAACCAAACATTCGATCGCAAACAAAAAGCCCTACTTTACACTAATGTAGGAACTGCTTATCGCCAAATTGGAAATTTAGGAGAAGCGATCGCCAATTGGGAAAAAGCTGCCAAAATTTATCAATCTTCCTCAGATGGAGAATCTCGCCGTTTTTTAGCGCAAGTATTGACCGAACAAGCACAAGCTTACAACGCTTTGGGACAATTTCGCCAAGCCATGCCAATTTTGCAGTCTGCGATCGATATGGCGCGTAAAAATCAAGACCAAACCACCGAAATAGCCGCCCAAGGAGCATTAGGAAATACCTATTCTGCGGCGGGAGAATTGGAAAAAGCGATCGTCGCTTACCAAACCAGTTTAAATTTAGCCAATACGTTGAAAAATACTCAAGCGATCGCGACGAATTTAAACAATTTAGGCAGCGTTTTTAACCGTCGTTACCAACAGTATTTATTACAAATGAATGCCGCACAAAGGGAAGGAGACGATCGAGAAGAAGCGCGGTTGACGAATTTAGCCCAACAAGATGCCATATCTGCTCGCACAACTTACGAACTTGCCGTAGAAGCAAGTAAACCATTAGGCGGAATCATGCACGCCAAAGCATTATTAAATTTAGCTCAGTTCTTACAGCAATTACCATCACCAAAAACTGATGCGATCGGAAATTATTCCATGCAAGCCATCTCTCTTTTAGAGAGAGTATCCGACTCTCGTCAGAAAGCCTATGCTTTAATCAGCGCCGCCGAAATTGTAGGCAATGCCAACCGCAATAACCAACAACTAAAAGCGCAAACCTTACAAAAAGCGATCGTCATTACCAGAAATATCGGAGATAAACGCGCCGAATCATTTGCCGTCGGAGCATTAGGAAAAGTTTACGAACAAGTTCAAAACTGGACGGTAGCTATGCAGCTTACCCAGCAAGCTGCTTTAGCCGCCCAACAAGCAAATGCTGCCGATAGTCTTTATCGCTGGCAATCACAAACGGGACGAATTTACAAGGCTACAGGACAAAACGAATTAGCCATTGGATCTTACAAAGATGCGATCGTCACCCTCCAAAGTATTCGTAGCGATTTAGCGGCAGCCAGCAAAGACTTGCAATTTGACTTGAGAGATTCGGTAGAACCAGTTTATCGAGAACTGATCGGTTTATTACTCAATGAAAGTGAAAAATCTGCTGGTAAGGATGCCAAAGCCAAAATCGAAGATGCGTTGCAAGTGGTAGAATTATTGCAATTAGCTGAATTGCAAAACTTTTTCGGGGATGAATGTACAGAAGTAGCGCGGGATAAAAGCGATCCGCTTGCGGAAATAGCCAGCACTAACACTGCCGTTATCAACTCGATTATTTTAAAAGATCGCACCTATTCAATCTTGCGCTTACCAGATGGTTCTGTCCATCGGTATGAGGTAGCTCTATCCCGTCAAGAAATAGAAAACCAAATCGATCGCCTTCGCTTCACTTTAGAAGATATTTCCACAGATGAATACTTAGTAGAGAGCCAGAAAGTTTATAATTGGCTGATCGTGCCAATGCTAGCAGACTTAGAAAAAGCCAACCCCAAAACTCTTCTATTTATTAACGATGGCGTTTTGAGGAATGTACCAATGGCAGCATTGTACGATGGCAAGCAATATTTAGTTGAAAAGTACGCTATTGCCACCACACTAGGCTTACATTTAACAGCTAATAAAAAATCAAATCTGGTTAAGTCTAATGCTTTAATCTTTGGTTTAAGTGCAGAAATTCCTCCTTTTGCTCCCTTACCGAATGTTCCCAAAGAAACTCAAGGTATTCAAGAAATTGTGGGAGGAGTGCGATTTTTAGATAAAGATTTTACTTTAGCCAATTTAGAAAAGCAAATTAATAAAGGCAACTATCCCATAGTTCACTTAGCCACTCACGGCAAATTTGGTGCCGATCCTAATAGTACCTTCTTGCAAATGTTCGATCGGCGAATATCTTTAAATGAATTTGAAGAAGTGCTGCGCCAAAGTAAACACCCGATCGAACTCCTTACCCTGAGTGCTTGCCAAACAGCAGCGGGGAACGATCGCTCTACTCTGGGTATTGCTGGTGTTGCATTACGAGCAGGCGTCCAAACCACTTTTGCCAGTCTTTGGTTTGTCAACGATGCCGATACCTTACCCTTAATTGAAAACTTTTATAAACTTCTTCAACAACCGGGAATCACCAAAGCAGAGGCATTGAGACAAGCACAAATCAAACTAATCAAAGATCCTAACGGTCATCCAGCAATTTGGTCGCCATTTATTTTAGTGGGTAATTGGCAATAA